TTTCTCGCCGTTGTTTCGGGCATGGCGGCGCTCGTGTTTCTCCGCTTCATCGTTCACGATCATGACAACCTTTTTGTCGCCGCTGAAGCTGTCCACTCCCTTGGAATCTCCGTTCTCATCTACAAGCTCATGAAAGAGAAGACTTGTGCCGGTTACCCCTTCCCTTCATCTTCTCACAATTTAATTCAATTGCTCCATCGAATTTCTTACTTTTTTTGAcatttttatgtattaaaaattcTTCTTGTTTCTTCGGTTCTTTTTGAATACTAAATTGTTTGATGCATGGTTGGAAGGCTAAGAAAACACGACAATGAAAAagcttaatttttatttaatcgGGAATAAGATTATTGTGGCCAGAAAATTTTTTCCCCATTGAGATTATTGGCTTCTTTTGTTTGGTTTCATTTATAAATCCAAAATCCCTTCTTCTTTTATTATGGTTGAGAAGGCAGAAAGAGTGAGGAGAGGAGGGTTGGGGGCTGCGCAGGTGAAGAGGAGATCGACGGTGAGGCGTGGCGGCGACGGCTCCTCCCTCCAGCTTGACGATGGCGTGACGGCGGCCCACACCCTACCGGCGATGCATCTCCCTTCTCGGATCTCTCTTCCATGTGTGTGAATGCATTTGTTTTGTGCATGTATAGTTGAGAAGGCAAAAAGAGTGAGGAGAGGAGGGTTGGGGGCTGCGCaggtgaagaggagagagacgGTGAGGATAGAATTATGGTTAAGGGCAATGTAGTCATTTTACTTGAGTGAGAGGGACTTATGTGTCCCGTTTTCAAAACCTCCATCCCACTAACGTGCCACGTGGAACGCCGTTGAGCCAGGTAAGCATAGGGGGAGCCAGCTCAGCATTTTCCGTCCGTTCTGAGGGTGGCTCATGAACGGAGGGACTGATCGGTCTTATTTTCAGAAACGTCAGggatttaaatgtattttccaATGCTCAGGGATAAAAATGTCTGAGGCTTAAAAGGTCAGGTACTAAATTGTCCTTTTctcaaaaattcatatttttttaagagGAAAACTAatattcaaaaagaaaaaaaatctaactTCTACCATATTAACACCTGCTAAATAGTTTTTCACTTCAATGAatcatgaaaaaaataaaatgcaacCTTCAAAGATTCAAGAGTTGCATATGATGAGTTTGACCTTAATTCTTTGAAATGAAACCTTAAAAATGGCTTTAAATTTGACAATATAATCCAAATCAGAAATATAAGGTTAGACGAACTTATTTTAATTGGAGTCCATATAAAAAACATCTTGACAATTATTCTTTATCTAGTATAAAATATCTTgataagaatttttttaaaaaaatattacaaaattagttgtgaatttactttttctcaaattttactgcaaattttattattttgatttcaatagtaaaaaaattgttataaaatttacaaattttattttcCGCAAAATTTTCAGcaaatttcataaaatattttgtaaatgaataaaaaatctttttctttttcacaaaATACAAGTTTCcaacaaaattaaagatattatataatttaaaatacaatCATACTagaaatatattaaaatatataatatttattaaaattaaatttaactatataaatttatatataaatatattaacaattaattttactatatatttaattattttttagcataatatatatacaagataaagatatataaaataattgagCTCATAAATAAAATTCTGGTTTGTTAATGTTTTaaggagaaaaaaaactcttaaaatattataagGACTACAAAAAATGTTAGAcgacttcaataaatttttttagacaacaaaaaaataattttttgttctcatatataatataaattattttggtttttatctattttctttttttttaaatggcTCTTCCagtattaaatttttatctctTATCATTTTGTTAACTCTTTTACTGCGAAACCCAAAGTATTTGTTACAAGCAAGAAAGAGAGAACCGTTAACAATTAACATAAGGGAGCAACAGAATGGGGAAGGAGAGGAGTGAGGAGCTAATATGAAGGAGCAGAAGCAGTCTGGGGGAGGCATCGAGATTGTGAGACCGTTCTTCCTTATTCTATCTTTTTCATTCGATCTGTTCTTCACTTCTATTTTCTTACACTTTTCTGGTTCATTCTCTTCTGCACAGGTGAAGCTGGAATTTCCTAATTTCCCCAAATTTCTTATAGCATTCCCATTCTTTCCATTATTCTATACATTCTACATTCCTACAGTTTCATACATAGTCTTACTTATTATGCTTCCATACAAATATACGACTGTTCCCCTCTTGATCTGGTATCAGTATTTTGCTAAATAGAAAATACTTTGGAAAAATTATCCGGTACGACAGTCATTTTTAGTGGAATAGTGTGTCCGTGTATGAATGGTTAGCCAAGTCTAATGTTTATCTTATAGTGAGTGTGAAAAGGACTAATATATCCCTAGTTTCTGAGGCGAATTGACAAAAAAGGCTAGCTAAAATATCTGTCCCTGGCTTGTGGCTAACATCTGAAAGTGGAAAAATAACTAGGGAGATACTGGGTCTCTTAAACAAGGAGTAGGAACAACGATGTATGGTGAAGGGTAATATGGGGGTATTATTGAAAAAGACAAGGGCAAAAAAGTGATGAATGGGAGTGATGAGCAATACAGCTCATGGATGATTGTTCAGCGGCCAGTAAGTGGGACAAATGCTAAAAGGACAGAGACAGATACAGTTAGTGGGAGGAATGAAGATTCTCTGCACAAGTAAAAATAGATAGTGGAAGGTTCAAAATTTGCTGTTTTATAAATCTGTTAATTAATTGTGTACTTTGGAGTTGGATGCTATATATTATTTAGCTTAGCTTGTTACATCCtaaataagatattattattattattatttattagtgCATGGAACATTGATGTTTGCTACCAAGTTGAATTTTAACCTACAGGTCATTATTTCTCAATCCAAATTTTTATTCCACAAAGTTAAACTCAAGACTaagtaaagaaaataaacatgAAATCGTACGGGGAAATACTATTTGATCAAACCACACGACGAAAATTTTGAATTGTGATTTCTAATGAGCAAAAGCACAAATCGAGTTCAACGAATATATGTTTTATTTGGAACATCACACCCCAAAAAATCCCTGTATGATTAACTATCTCGGGAAAAATATTCTCAGGATTTTTAATAGTTTGAATGTAGTGTAAGGAGATTGACTATACAACATTTCACCAAGTCATAATACAAATTATATTTAACAAGGGTGCATGACACCTTCAGTATATATCTCTTGCCCGGATATACAACATACAAATTCTATCAATTCTATCAATTAAGACTTAAAAGCTTGATTTGGTCGATCAAAGGCATTGATATTCAATATACAATTACGGTGCCGATAGCAATCAGACGAAACTCACCTTCAAATGCACGGCTATCTCAAACAGTTCTGGACATTACCCTTTATGTTAAACCAGCTGCACCTTCAGAAAAATTGGTGTTACCCATTGATGGATTCATTCTCTGGATCTGTAAAAGTATGCACTAGAGTTAGAGAAGGGAAGGCATTCTGATAGGAAGGAGGTGAGATAAAGTAACTATGCCATCTACAGACCAAAAAACTTGGATTTAGCAAATACCTGATTCACAAGCAGGTTGACTTGTTCTCTGTACATTTCCTTCAAGTCAACAATATCCGCACGAAGTTCCTCCAACTAATCACATTCAACTTCTTTTAGATAGTAttctttatttcaaaaaaaaaaaaatagcaatgAAAAGGAAATAGGACAGTTAGGATATAACAAAGTCTGATGCCTATATAAATAACTACGGATTAAACATCATTTTCAGAGCCAAGCTTGTCTGATATTATTCCTATATTTGATTTCTTAGATTTTCTGGAAGAAAGAGGGAGTTGCAGAGAGAAAAATACCTCTTCATCACGTTCACCCATCAACTCCAACGCAGCAGAGTGCCTCCTCCTCAGTGCCTCCAGCTCTGATCGTAAACCAGGTAACACAGCAGCCTCCCCACGCAACTTTTCACACTGCAGGGTGGAGATGCATGTCATGGTTAATGACAACTGACAAGCAAGAGGAGCAGTAAGTAGCACACACAAGAATCTAACTCACGTGTTCTGTCATTTTCACCAACTCCTCAGCAAGAGAATCACGAATAGATTCCAATGAGGCCtgaatttataattaaaagGTCATCTAATGATCTAACAGCTTACTCATACTCTACAACTTGGAATTAAGATAAATTTACAAAAACGAAGACAAACACAACAGAACTTTGAACTGGGGTCAAAGGCAAACCATACCAAACGTGACATATATGAAGCAAGTTCACCCTCCTTTTGACGAAGTGCAGCTTCAAAAGTACTGGGTGTCATGCTCTTCATATAGTATGGATTCATGCTTAGTTCTCCATGGTTTCTCCTATCTGAGAAACCATCTGATGAGTCCAATGATGCTTGCAGAAAGTGGCTTTCCTCCAAGCTTCCTAGGGAGCTTGCACTAGAGAGTTTTCGAGACAAATTCCCTTCATCATAAAGAATTACAGTAGGTAAAGATCAGACAGCTAATATGAGTACAAGAAGAATGAAGAGAAGAGAAGCCAAGCATCTCACCATTTTCAAAAGCAGTAGTTAGCTTTGTACTGGGAGTTTGATCTGATACCGCAGCAGAATGAACATGTGCAGTCCTCTCCAGTTCTGATCGAGCaaccctttctttttctatctcCTGGAACAAAGAGCTTAAATCAGAAGCTTGGAAATGAATAATCACAGGAGTTCTGATAAGATTGATTGAATTAGGTGTTACCAGCAATACCACACCTCGTccattttttaactttttttttccagtttCAAATTGCCCAAATATTTTCTAAATCAGCTAACCTTTGTTCCATTACAGTCAACATAGCGTTGAAAAATCCAAATAAAAGTAAGTGGACAAGATATGAACTATCTCTCTTCAGATGGTTTATTCCATTACCCAAGTAGATAACATACATTTAATGAAAGATAATCAGGAAGCTCTACCTGCTGAAGAAGCTCTCTATGCATCAAGGACTCCTGTAACTCTTGCTTGTGTTTCTGTCTAATCTCTCTAATTTGTTCCTCAAGCTGTCTCACTCGGCCTTCTTGAGTCTCAGCTTCCTCCTTTGCTGCCAGGTATTCCTGTCTACTTTCAGCTGCCCTTTGTCTCTCCTTTTCAAGGGTCCTACTTAGTTGAGTCTGTTCAGCTCTAAGACAAGAAATCTGTAATCCATCATTAAAGTCAGTCACACTTCCATGAAACTGCCCTTAAATACATGAGTTTGGTCAAGAATATGTAGAACCTGAGCCTCAAGGACATTAATGCGAGACAGAGTTTGTGATAAACGTTCATTCACTGATCGCTCTCTTTCCTCAGCAGTTGCAGCTTTAGCTTCTGCTTCCTGTAGAATCAaaaggaaaagatgaagaaaaacaataatatcCGGCAAGAAAGTTTCAGAATTTAAATCAGGGTATTCAAGAGACCTGAAGTCGAGAATTGAGAGATCTTTCAACAGCAGCCCAAGCTTCAGCCTTTCTGGCATTTGTTTCCTGTTATCAGGTGAATTCTAGTCAGGTATAGATCCCTAACGGATGAAAATTGGAAAATCATTTTTAGATCACATGCACTAACCTGCATAGCTTCAATTTGCCTTAAAAGCGGCCTTGTTGATTCTGGGACTTGTGTAATCAATTCCTCACACCGTCTCTCACTTGCCTATAAAAGAGAAGCCAAATGATGCCAAAAGCAGAAATATAGTTTCTAAAACTTAAGAACACAAGAAAAAGAAGTAGGATTCTCAGAAAGTGATATAATTAAAGGAAAAGCAGAGAGCAGGGGAGCACACCTGGTAACGTTTTTGAAGATCCTCAATGTCTCTGCGAAGCATGTCTTCTTTGAAGACTGCCTGAATATGGACGGACAATACAATGgaactttaattttctttatgaaaaggaaataactaaaatttaaaagcaATCTCCTAAGAAAGCCAATTCAGAAATAGAATGACAAATATAATCAAAACCTGCTGTTCCTTTCTACTTAAAGTTTGCCTCAATTCTTCAAGTGCCTGGACCAGCATAGATTCACGTTCCTCGGCTTCTCTTATACGATTCTCTAGCTCTGTTCTTGCTTCACTGTCAGCACGTGCCTCTGCTAATGCTTCAGCCTCCTTAGCAGCAGCCAAAGCATCAGTATAATATTCTTTCTGTGCTGCAAGTTCCATTTGATGTTTCTCTATAGTTTCTTGCAACAATTTCTCTGTAGCTGTCTTGTCCTTCTTGATACTTTCAACCTTATTCTCCTCTAACTGCATGACATGACATGAACCAAACAACAAAGATGAAGGTTAAACAGTTTTGTCCGATCTCTACAGCATGAAATTTCTGCTTTTCATATTTCATGATGAGTGAAGAGaaataactaaagaacattaccagaaaataaattttactaaagCTTTCAGCATTCAAGTACCTGTAGTTTTGTAGTCAAAcctttcttctcctcctcaagCTCTCTAATCTAGCTTTCATTAAACAAGTAAATAGATGATTCATTACAATATTGAGGCATTTAAGAAATTGAAGTTTGTGGAAAATGTAATAACTAGTGTGCATTACCTGAGCCCTCAGCTTCCTAATCGTAGCCTCTTGAGCAGCCTGCTTTTTGGAAAGCTCTTCACCTGATATGAGAGACAgtttaaaaggaaaaaaatgacCACTATAATCTCCAGTAGTTAAAGTTTCAACATGTCTCAACAAAGAAACACTTATTTACAATGGAAAATTCCTAACATCATAAACTACACTGAAGTCTAGATGATACAGATTCAGGTTTGATTTCAGACTGTGATACCTTCTGCCATAACTTGATTAATTATTTCGTCCTTTTCCTTCAAGAGAGCAGCTGCATCACTTTTTTTATTCTGCTCCCGGCGAAGTGTATCCCTTTCTTTGGTCAGAGCATAAACCTACAATCATTCATGACACATGAATAAAAATCTGCAACAGTAGTAGCACAAACTAGACAGAATACACTTTGAAACATATATAATGTCAAATAGTTCACTTTCATTTATAAAATTCTTCATGGATTTCTAACCCCAATTTGAAATACTGAAAGTGACCATATTTTATAATTGCAACATCACAATGCTTTCAGAAGCACTCAATGTTTAAACTGTAGAAACATAAAAGCAAATGAGAATTATGAAGACTGATACCCTTCTCTCAAGGGTTGCAACTCTCTGATGGTACTCCTCTCGCAAAGTCTCAATTTCTGCCTCATTTGATTTTCTCTGCTCCACGGTAGGCAAATAATTgtcatttttaaatttgtaatcATGTAAATGCATAAATGACATCATTAGTAAGACCAAAAAGGTTCAGGACATGGAGGTAAAAATAGACCAAGTAAACATTAAATAAAAGGGATGAGAAGAACAAATATACCTTCAACTCCTCAATGACAGATTTTAATTGTTCATTTTCATTCATCAACTTTGCAATCTCATCAGCTTTAGCCTGCAAAAGGGAAGTGAGATTACAAACTTGCAATAAGTTAGGAAACATTGAAGGGACTGGCCAAAAACTGGCACATAGAAGGTGAAGAATGAGTAGCATATTTAGACAAAACATGCAGCTTCTTGAATATCATAAAACTttgaaaacagaaaaattaaatgaaaattagTAATCAATGGAAAAATCAATGTTGCGGATAAGATACTATAGatgaattaaaaagaaaatgacCACCTAGTGAAACTTGTTAATTATAACAAAGCTAACTTATTTCATGCTCAGATACTATAAGATCCCTGCCATGTCCTGCCATCTGCGTACTTCCAACATAAAAAATGACTATCATGATTATGTGCAGCAAATGAAGTACCTGAGCCTGTCTTGCAGCACCTTGTAATGCAGCTTCCATCATTTTCATTTCATTCTTAAGCGAATCCAGCTCAAACATAGAACCTGAGTCAGACATATTTCTTTCAGTACTCAATCGCTGCTCTTTTGTTTCAGTTGTAACATCATTAGCCGAGTGGtcacttttattttcttctacaGTTGTTTCATTTTCAGGCAAAACCACCTCAGAAGAATCATTTGGTGGAGTACCACTGGACAAGGGTTCATGATATGATTGATCAATGCTATTGGTTTCCTCAGTAGCTCGAGAATGCAGTACGGACATGTCAATCAAATCGCTTTTCTTGCTAGCATCAGATGCCTCAGGTTGAAGAGAAGAAACACTTGGTACACTTTCTTCTGCTTGCACTCCCTCCTCTTCTATAATCTCTTCTTTTGCCACAACTTGAAGATTTTCATTTGGTTCACTAAAAACATGTGAATCAACTGGCTCGCTATGAGCATTCTCAACTATATTGTCCCCAAGGTTGGAAGGCTTAGGTTGCTTCAACACTGGAATTTCAGAGGTTCCCACTTCagcaacctcttcctcttgagGGAGGTCACCAGAATCAAAACTCTCAAACTTATTAATAGGCGTTTCAGGCAACTCAATAGGCATCTCCTGCAAGTTGTGTCCATCATTTGTGTGGTTGAAACTCTCAGCAGCTGAGACATCTGCTGACTCAGTTTGCTCACCATCATCTTCTACTTTGAGCACCCTTTTTATGTTTTGATTAGCGATTTCTTCAGTCTCCATTTGGACTGTTCCATCGGTTCCTAAGTTTTCTTTTTCCTCAGGTGCATGTGTGTGATCTGAAGACTCAGGCTTTTCTGTTGATTTTTCAGTTTTGGATTCTTGTTGAGAAGATTCAGCTTTCTCAGATGTTTCTTCACTAGTTTCCTCACTTTTGTTCCCTATGAAGGCCATAACAGGATTAAATAGGGTTTTCCTGTCTGCCGGTATAGGCCATGATCCTGCACCTGGAAGGTAGGAAAATAAAAAGGCATAACTCTAATCAGCTGAAAACGCCCATTCTATAAAACAACCACCCGGTTCAACAATTCAAAACTCCTATCTAACAGCAATTACTTGACTCTACATCTGCCCCAATCAATAATCAATATACACAAGAGAAATGCATAAACCATTCGGAAAACTAAGGAGTGAAGGGAACTTGAACAATGAATTACCTTCATTGCTGGATTCAGACTTCTCTTCAAATCCAAGAGCAGTGTCGAAATTCTTCTCGATGCTCTTGACACTTTCCTGAAGCTTATTCACGGCTCCCGCCAAATCCAAATCAGGGAAGTTCCCCCAAGCATTTTTCCCACTAAACCACGCCATCTCCAAAGCTATACCCTATAAAACCAAAACCAATGCTAAACAGTGATGCAACATTCTGAATTCAATTCCGACTCTACTCAAATCTCAGATCACATAAAACCATGAACTATGTAAACAACAAAGCTAAATCTGAAATCATGTATGACAATAAAGGAATAGATCAATGCAGAGAGGGACTGAATTAGGTGAAAGGAAATAAGATTGATAGTGGAAGAAGCAGACCTGAATAAATGCGTTGGATCCAGGAATCAAACCATGATCCTCTGAAGTAGTTGAGCTCAGCAAGCTTCTTTTATTTACAGAGTAGTTCCAAAACGAATCGAGCAAAGGAGGAAGAGGGAATAAAAAAGACAAAGATGTCGGTGAAGTGAAGATGTATTTTTAAGTTCAGTGTGCGgttgtgaagaagaagaagaagatgaagacgaAAGTGGGTTTATGCTTCGAT
The Arachis stenosperma cultivar V10309 chromosome 7, arast.V10309.gnm1.PFL2, whole genome shotgun sequence genome window above contains:
- the LOC130941240 gene encoding golgin candidate 5, coding for MAWFSGKNAWGNFPDLDLAGAVNKLQESVKSIEKNFDTALGFEEKSESSNEGAGSWPIPADRKTLFNPVMAFIGNKSEETSEETSEKAESSQQESKTEKSTEKPESSDHTHAPEEKENLGTDGTVQMETEEIANQNIKRVLKVEDDGEQTESADVSAAESFNHTNDGHNLQEMPIELPETPINKFESFDSGDLPQEEEVAEVGTSEIPVLKQPKPSNLGDNIVENAHSEPVDSHVFSEPNENLQVVAKEEIIEEEGVQAEESVPSVSSLQPEASDASKKSDLIDMSVLHSRATEETNSIDQSYHEPLSSGTPPNDSSEVVLPENETTVEENKSDHSANDVTTETKEQRLSTERNMSDSGSMFELDSLKNEMKMMEAALQGAARQAQAKADEIAKLMNENEQLKSVIEELKRKSNEAEIETLREEYHQRVATLERRVYALTKERDTLRREQNKKSDAAALLKEKDEIINQVMAEGEELSKKQAAQEATIRKLRAQIRELEEEKKGLTTKLQLEENKVESIKKDKTATEKLLQETIEKHQMELAAQKEYYTDALAAAKEAEALAEARADSEARTELENRIREAEERESMLVQALEELRQTLSRKEQQAVFKEDMLRRDIEDLQKRYQASERRCEELITQVPESTRPLLRQIEAMQETNARKAEAWAAVERSLNSRLQEAEAKAATAEERERSVNERLSQTLSRINVLEAQISCLRAEQTQLSRTLEKERQRAAESRQEYLAAKEEAETQEGRVRQLEEQIREIRQKHKQELQESLMHRELLQQEIEKERVARSELERTAHVHSAAVSDQTPSTKLTTAFENGNLSRKLSSASSLGSLEESHFLQASLDSSDGFSDRRNHGELSMNPYYMKSMTPSTFEAALRQKEGELASYMSRLASLESIRDSLAEELVKMTEHCEKLRGEAAVLPGLRSELEALRRRHSAALELMGERDEELEELRADIVDLKEMYREQVNLLVNQIQRMNPSMGNTNFSEGAAGLT